CAGCACGGCAGAGGCTGTAATCGTGATGGATTGTACAGGAGGAACGGCTCCTGTCTGGTGTAGCAGCAAGGCAGGAAGCTCTGTCTCAGCAGCCCGCTGTGCTGCGGGCCTGAGAAGTGAATTATGGGCTCCAGAGCTTGCACCCAGACATCTCAAAGAGGTTTTCATGCTGCAggagcatttattttcattgcgTTGCTGGGGAGCCAGGCACAGGGACAGACTGAGCCCACGTGTGCGGCCAGGACTGCCTTGTTCCTGTCCCCAGAACACACCCTGTCCTTGAAAGGGAACGGGATCAGTTTGCAGTGATGAGCATTTGCATTCCCAGCcctgaaaatgacttttttatcCCCCTAAATGGCTGCATACCCCAAAACCTGTCATCCCTGGATGGTGCCAGGGGATGTGCGGGGTTCAGTGAGTTTTGTGGGGTAGAAATTTATCCCCACTCACCCCGCTGAGCACTTCCATGTGCTTGGGGTCTGTGGGAAGGGCGTCCTCACAGCTCTGGGGTCACTGCTTGTGCCTCCCGCTCTGCATCTGGTGCTCACCGGCTGTGTCTGTGTCTCAGGCGAAGCAGAAGGTGGACGCCTACCACCTGCAGCTCCAGAACCTGCTGTACGAGGTGATGCACCTGCAGAAAGAGATCACCAAGTGCCTGGAGTTCAAGTGAGCTTGGCCGGGGAGGGTGAGGAAAGGAGGGGCTGTGCGTTTGGCACCCCCCTTCCCTCACCCACTGGGTGTGCAGGTCGAAGCACGAGGAGATCGAGCTGGTCAGCCTGGAGGAGTTCTACAGCGAGGCCCCCACCGAAATCAGCCGGCCGGACATCACCCTGACCGAGCCCCACCAGCAGACCCTCGCCCGCCTCGactgggagctggagcagcgCAAGAGGTGGGTGGGGGCGGCCTGCAAGGAGCCGTGGGCTGGGCTCTGTGGGCTGCCGGGTGGGATGGGCACGCAGGAGGGGTTTTTATCAGCCTTTAGGATTGATAAAGGAAGCAGCAGGTAACTGTGACCGAGTCCTCGCTGCAGGGAGGGGCTCTCTGGACCCGCTGTCTCCTTGAGGCTGTGCTGGCTCTGGGgcatggaaaggagaaaacGAATTTTAGAGccgctgctgctgtgctgcggGGGCAAGGAGCGGGTTTAAGCAGCTTGCTCCTTGGATCCTGCTGCCCTAAGGCGGGATCCAGCCCCCTGGGTTCCTCAGTTGATATAGGGCCACTCGAGGAGCCTCGCtctggcagctcctgccttgCTGCAAAGCAAACACCATAACTACACCCCCTCTGCACCAAGCAGCAGGTTTTTcaggcagctgggagcagctttCCCCCAAAATCAGCCTAaccctgcccagcacagctcGCTGTGGCAGGCTTTGGGCTCTTTTccctcagcaccagcacacCCAGGGCTCCGAGTCGTGGCCAGCTTCCCTTTCCCTCGGCTTTCCAGCTTGGTAACGAGCGCTgcgtgctgtgctgctgagctggctCTCAGCAGTCGACCCTGGGGGCTGCCGACACAGCACCACGTGGAGAAGCCTCCTCGGGGGCTTAGCGGGGTCAGGAGGAACCCGTTTGGGTGCTGGCAGCCGAGCTGGTGCGGGAGCAGCGCTGCTGGGGGAAGTCATGGTCGCTGCCCTGCCTCGGGACAACGCCGGGCTCagcttccccttcctcctcctgctgcttctgagctcctgcctgcctctgcccgcCCTTGGCCTTGAGAGCTCCCTGCGTGTCCCTGCGTCAGCTCTCCCGCTTCCTGCAGGGATTTGGGGCACCTGGGGCTGCTGAGCAGGCCGGCCCCAGTGGTGCTAACCAAATTCCCACTCCCTGTAGGCTGGCAGAGAGGTACAAGGAATGCCTGACCATCAAGGAGAAGATCCTGAAGGAGATCGAGGTGAAGAAGGAATacctgagcagcctgcagcctcgCCTCAACAGCATCATGCAGGTACTGCCTGAgccctgcagggaagggaggagcCTCCAGGAGCAGCGTTAGGGTGGCACAGCCCCCAcagcccttcccctcctgctcagGGGGTGTCGAGTCCCAGCAGAGTGACCCCacagggctgctccctgccttgtCACCTTCTCCGGATCCCCCttgttcctgcagcagctcctttctgcTCTCCCACATGCCAAGGGGCGAGGGAGGCACTGAGAAGGGCGTTCACTCTGTCCCATCCCCGCTCCTGAAgcctgtccctgtgtcccccagGCCTCCCTGCCCGTGCAGGAGTACCTCTTCATGCCCTTTGACCAGGCGCACAAGCAGTACGAGACAGCCCGGCACCTGCCACCGCCCCTCTACGTCCTCTTCGTCCAAGCCAGCGCCTACGGGCAGGCCTGCGGTGAGCACCGGGGGCACTTGGGGTTGGATTTCCGTGGAAACTCTGCCCTGGGGAGCTTTGGGGTGCTGCGGGACATCCCGCTGTGTTCTGCTGAGCCCGGAGGCAGCGCCCTGAGGCAGCAGCATTTGAAACTTGGTTGGCTCAGCTCCGTTGGCCAGAACTGCTGGCGGAGCTGCCTGCCCGCCTCTGCCCCCATcctcagcaccacagcaagGTCGGCGGGGATAAAGGCGGCCCGGTGGTGGTGCACGTCCCCCCCCTCGTGTGGAGGCTGCGTGTggtgctgcctggcagctcctTGCTCCCTCTTTGTGCTattcagcccccagcccctgctggtTCTTGATAGACGTGGTCTTTATGGCTTCTGGTGACACTCCCTCCAACCCCAGTGCTCTGCTTCCTCTGACCCCATCCCACCAGGAGATCCGGCCCCACAGAACCCTCTGGGcagcctcctcttcctgctGACCCCTCGGTTGAGCTTTGTGGGGCTCTACCTGGGGCAGCTACGGGGCTGGAGCTTTTTGGcgcagtgctgcagccaggatTTCCTTCCGTAGGCTCCCGAAACGCTGCAGGGGGCCGTGTTCCTGCAGGCTGtagcccccccccaggctcccaTCTTACCACCCTGCTCCAAAGCTCTTGCTAACTGCCTGTCCCCGCCAGAATCAGGTTGGTGACGTGGTTTCTGTGTCCCCGTGCAGACAAGAAGCTCGTGGTGGCTATCGAAGGCAGCGTGGAGGAAGCCAAAGCCCTGTACAAGCCGCCCGAGGACTCGCAGGGTGAGCGGCTGCAGCACCTGTGCCCAGCTCCTTCCCGAGAGCTCCTGGTGCTCCCCCCTCTTGCTGTGCATCCGTTTGGCTTGCGAGGGGGGGACGATGATATTTGGGGGCAGCAGCGGTGTCAGATGGAGGAGCTGGGTGTGGGCAGAGCCCCTCGGCACCGCGttcactccctctcctctctctgggCAGATGACGAGAGCGACTCGGACGTGGAGGAGGAGCAGACCACGGTAAGGCAGGGGGAGAGCtgggcacccctgggtgcccctcGGGGGGGCGAGGCTGCCTTCTGGTGTCTGCCCTGAGCACGGCACAACGaggggggcagagctgctgtgctcacACCTCTCCTCGCTCgcatcctgcctgcagcagcgtgtgccctgctctcctgcaggagctgccccactTTGTATAAATAGCCCCCAGGCCTCCCCACCTGCCCAAAACATCAGCACCAGGCAGGGAATTGGGGAGGTAAGGGAAGGAGGGGTCCAGAGCTCCCGAGGGGCTGTAGGATGGGGTCCACAGCTTCTGTTCCCCTCCCCAGAAGCGGCGCCGGCCCACGCTGGGCGTGCAGCTGGACGACAAGCGCAAGGAGATGCTGAAGCGGCACCCACTGTGCGTCACCATCGACATCAAGTGTAAAGGTAGGCGAGGGTGGGGGGCCCTCAGCACGGAGGAGGGTGGCATTGGGGCCCCCATGGCAACGAGAGCAGGGTGGGGGCACTGTCCCTGCCCTCAGCCCCATGTCCCATGAGCAGGGGCCAAACAGAGGCACTGAGCTCTCCCTGCACTCCCCTTGCCCACACGGGTGGGATGCCCACGCTCTCTGAAGCCTCATCCCTCTTTTTAGGagcttttctcctttcagatGTGGTCTTGGGGCTCTGATGAGTGCTGGTGGGGGTGTTGGGGGTCAGGGCACGCCGCTTGCTGCCCCGTTCCcctccatccctgtccctgcagggaACTCCGAGTCCTGTGAGCTCCGGGACGGAGCACAAAGCAGTTTCCCTTCTTTGTTGGCACAGATGACAACGTGCTGCACCTGACCTTCTACTACCTGATGAACCTCAACGTCATGACGGTGAAGGCCAAGGTGACCACTGCCGTCGAGATGACGACTGCCATCAGCGCTGGGTGAGAGATTGTCACCAGCACCCTGCCCGGGTGTCCCACAGCGGGGTGACACGGCGTGAGGGGTGCCACGTGGTCCCTCAGCTGAACTGGGGGCTGTGAGagccctcccagctcccccacGGGTGATGTGGGGCTGTGGGTGAGGTTTTATttgagctgtgcagagctgcagtgccCACGTCCTGTCCCGGTTTGTCCTTTAACGGATGAGGGAGGCCCCCAGGGGCACGGCTGCCCCTCTGCTGCACCTGAGGAGCGCTTCCACCTCCCAGATCTCTGCTGCCCCCCCCGCCGTGCCCTCCCTGgtagctgcagggctgctgtgggaACCCcgccaggctgctgcagctccaggcagcatcctccttccctccctccctccttccttccctccctctgccaCATCCTGGACTGAACCAGGGGCAGAGCAGGTTGGGAGCCACTCGGGAGAGCAGTGCCTGTGGGGAACCTCTCCTCCTCCACGTGCGGTCACCGCCCTGCAGCCAAactgctctcctccctcccgcagcctctgcctggcagctcccccctcctgcctgctccgCGGGTCACCTTGTCCCATGCAGCTGCCTCCCCGTGGGCTCCCCGGGGACCGCTTGAGCCCGATTTGTGTGAGGACTGGCTGAGGTGGCAGCTGTGGGAGCCCGCCCAGGGAGCTCAGATCAGCTGTGAGCTCTCTCTCCCGGGCCAGGAGGAGGTGCATGAGGAAgaggggggctgcagaggctggTCTGGGACCCCCCCGTAAGCAGGTGCTGTCCCCACGAGGCCTCCCAGTCCTCCTGGGTTCCCTTTTCCCTGCAGGGGACCAAACCAGGCAGGCTGGCCTTCCTGCCAGGACAAATCTTGTCGAGGAGCCCCCCTAACCCTGCGTGACACCCCCAAAGGCAGCGTCCCTCGGGGTCCCTTGCTTAGGGGAGGCTCCTGGTGGCAGGGACGCCCCTGGTCGAGCCCCCCCAGGCTGTGCCACGGGGTTCCTGTGCAGGTGGTCATCAGTAGGTTTCAGAATTAACACACTTGGGTGCCTTtgagcagctccctggggatTTTTAGCTCCTCTACATCCAGGAGGAGACCTCCTTGGGAGATATTCCGCAGTGGAACTGGGGGAAAGCTGCTGTGGTCTCAAAACCCAGCCCGTGGGGCTCGTCACAGCCTGTTAGCGGGTGCCGCAGGGAGATGTGGGGCCGTGCTGCTGTGtgatcctcctcttccctcccgcCAGCGACCTGCTGTCCCCGGACTCCCTCCTGAGCTGCCTGTACCCGGGAGACCACGGGAAGAAGACCCCCAACCCCGCCAACCAGTTCCAGTTCGACAAAGTGGGGTGAggaggctgcctgcagccgcTGTCCCGCCCTGGGCTCaggctggaggaaggaggagcCCGCTCCCTGCAGGGGAGGAAGCTCTGTGGGGCGGCCTgacccttcctcctcctcctcctcctcctcctccctgcagcatcGTCACCTTGAGCGACTACGTGACGGAGCTGGGGCACCCCTACGTGTGGGTTCAGAAGCTGGGCGGCCTGCACTTCCCCAAGGAGCAGCCTCAGGCACGTCtcgccccttccctcccctatTTAACAGGATCCCAAACcgagctggcagggctctggggaCGATTTGGGGATGGTTGCATCCCGTCCTGCCCCCCTGAGAGCCCGGGGCTCCGgctggcaccaaccccagcCACGGAGCAGCCCTGGTGTGACGTCCCCTCGTCCCCCAGCACACGGTCACCGCCGACAACTCGCTGAGTGCCAGCCACATGGAGCTGACGGTGAAGCTGCTGCGGACGAGGCTGCAGTCCCGCCTGGCCCTGCACAAGCAGTTTGCCTCTCTGGGTGAGtgcccagccccaaacccctgGATTCGGGGTGAATTCAGGCCCTGGCAGCACAAGAGCCACGTTCCCAAGTGTGCCAAGTGCCCCTCGAGCAGGCTGTGAGCACCAGCAGGGTCGCGGCCCAGGCTGCCGCCGCTCTCCGGGCGCCTGATGGAGGTGCCAGAAGTTTTaggggctgtccccagcccccggTTCTGCTGTCCCCTGCCCCGCTCAGCCTCGTCCTTGTCCTTGCTTGCAGAGCACGGTGTGGTGCCGGTCTCCAGCGAGTGCCAGCATCTCTTCCCCACCAAGATCGTCTCCCGCCTGGTGAAGTGGAGCGCCATCCCCTTCGAGGACTACGCGGTAAGCACAACATGGAGGCCGcgaccccccccagctcctccagcagcccctcacTCCCCCCTTTGCCtcccccccaggagctgccctaCACTAAAGATGTGGTGGAGGCCGGCCTGGCCGAGGACACGCACCTCTATTACATGGCCCTGATAGAAAGGGGCACAGGTGggcccttccctcccccagaAATGCCTAATTATTAGCTGCCCTGATTGCCCCCGCACCAGGGGGGGGCCCCGCGGGCTGTGGGGTGACGTTTCTG
This genomic stretch from Anas acuta chromosome 17, bAnaAcu1.1, whole genome shotgun sequence harbors:
- the THOC5 gene encoding THO complex subunit 5 homolog, with product MASDAGKKRKPKVIRTDGATPEGKRGKAEGEQDARYYSEECEVDLRDPIKDYELYKETCQELQRLMAEIQELKSRGIKDNASEIDERRVQSCVHFMTLKKLNRLAHIRLKKGRDQTHEAKQKVDAYHLQLQNLLYEVMHLQKEITKCLEFKSKHEEIELVSLEEFYSEAPTEISRPDITLTEPHQQTLARLDWELEQRKRLAERYKECLTIKEKILKEIEVKKEYLSSLQPRLNSIMQASLPVQEYLFMPFDQAHKQYETARHLPPPLYVLFVQASAYGQACDKKLVVAIEGSVEEAKALYKPPEDSQDDESDSDVEEEQTTKRRRPTLGVQLDDKRKEMLKRHPLCVTIDIKCKDDNVLHLTFYYLMNLNVMTVKAKVTTAVEMTTAISAGDLLSPDSLLSCLYPGDHGKKTPNPANQFQFDKVGIVTLSDYVTELGHPYVWVQKLGGLHFPKEQPQHTVTADNSLSASHMELTVKLLRTRLQSRLALHKQFASLEHGVVPVSSECQHLFPTKIVSRLVKWSAIPFEDYAELPYTKDVVEAGLAEDTHLYYMALIERGTAKLQAAVVLNPGYSALPPIFSLCLNWKGERTGNNDDNIRAMESEVNVCYKELWGPKPGYQLLTNQLQRLCMVLDVYLETEPHDTSVEGPKEFPQEKMCLRLVRGPMRLKPFKFNFPQGFFSHR